A portion of the Mytilus galloprovincialis chromosome 12, xbMytGall1.hap1.1, whole genome shotgun sequence genome contains these proteins:
- the LOC143054299 gene encoding proton channel OtopLc-like isoform X2 — protein MSSEVEADQTLPPTRQGLRRCSSATCLSDGNASDKTPLEHPDLMRVRHLSFIKGAIKPCLKSPKKKQDGSGSIASLNYSRGRVQRFVSKGSESDSDMNDDIFESASVRSEDIFLSSEQKQQKNQSSLLDSFVLILSGLYGILLVVIGSVVPIAETFVHSYVRHITFEVFYIYLYAVSICFIIYIYMFLLHDSPVAVGNLKRSLSERGKKRLGPSSPDTENCLPDTWSQISRSKRRKITFNNTMKQTAASFYLRLGAVVFGIGCMILEGLYIGQLLEISHSNDPCAALSMIIRPVLKPCFTFSQLFFIFRNSKMVVYKGRSIARFGFMHMAATNICSWFRSIVMETLQSFAETIAEQRLQTIKLEQESSNITDVSHQSVHIRLPLTEFSCRYSNMIGGMLMNFSHYLYPFCIEYSVICAGILYVMWKNIGVKEKLVISESEDKEENRQRHRMSVDCSGSSRGLFLGIFVFVGMVCSMIVFYVISKHDPDAKHTAIIVHSTEIIILSFAMAAIIGAAVSMRNLHFIWKTKDMLEETLILVSMTGLYMFSMFSLIAAFFYKDTTKGVLMIIVHILMICVATAQTIFMIFGLRLSAKNVNHVKSKPGREFVTFLLLCNFSLWFIATFEIQKAGHNPQQLEFYGAKAWTIFTHISVPLGIFYFFHSTVCLSHIWKHAWKFKKISKI, from the exons ATGTCGTCGGAGGTAGAGGCTGACCAGACGCTACCGCCCACTCGACAAGGACTTCGTCGATGCAGTAGTGCGACCTGTCTTTCGGATGGAAACG CTTCCGATAAAACACCACTGGAACATCCCGATCTCATGAGAGTGAGACATCTGTCATTTATAAAGGGTGCAATCAAGCCTTGTTTAAAATCACCAAAGAAAAAACAGGACGGATCTGGAAGTATAGCATCATTGAATTACTCACGAGGTCGAG TGCAAAGATTCGTTTCAAAAGGCTCAG aatctGACAGCGATATGAATGACGACATATTTGAAAGCGCCTCTGTAAGATCGGAAGATATCTTTCTGTCATCTgaacaaaaacaacagaaaaatcaGTCTAGCTTGTT AGACAGTTTTGTTTTGATCCTAAGTGGTTTGTATGGTATTCTGCTTGTTGTGATTGGCTCTGTCGTTCCTATTGCAGAAACATTTGTTCATTCTTATGTCAGACATATCACCTTTGAG gtattttacatatatctgtatgcagTCAGTATCTGCTTCATtatctatatatacatgtttcttCTGCACGATTCTCCCGTAGCTGTTGGAAATCTCAAAAGAAGTTTGAGCGAGCGAGGCAAAAAACGTCTTGGACCCTCATCGCCAGATACTGAAAACTGCCTGCCAGATACATGGAGTCAGATCTCTCGTAGTAAACGACGAAAAATTACTTTTAACAATACAATGAAACAAACTGCTGCAAGTTTTTATCTGCGACTTGGTGCAGtgg TGTTTGGAATAGGTTGTATGATACTAGAGGGTCTATACATTGGACAGCTCCTAGAGATTTCACATTCTAATGATCCATGTGCTGCTTTAAGTATGATTATCAGACCTGTCCTCAAACCATGCTTTACCTTCTCTCAATTGTTCTTCATTTTCAGAAACTCAAAG ATGGTTGTTTATAAGGGACGATCAATAGCTAGATTTGGCTTTATGCACATGGCTGCAACAAACATCTGCAGTTGGTTTAGATCTATTGTCATGGAAACATTACAGTCGTTTGCAGAAACAATCGCAGAACAGAGACTGCAGACAATAAAGCTTGAGCAAG aatcCAGCAACATAACCGATGTGAGCCACCAATCTGTGCATATCAGACTACCGCTTACTGAGTTTTCCTGTCGCTATAGTAACATGATAGGAGGGATGTTAATGAATTTCAGTCATTATCTATATCCGTTCTGTATAGAATATAGTGTAATTTGTGCAG gaATTCTATATGTCATGTGGAAAAACATAGGAGTGAAAGAGAAACTGGTTATCAGTGAATCGGAAGACAAAGAAGAAAACCGACAGAGACATAGAATGAGCGTGGATTGTTCGGGGTCAAGTAGAGGACTTTTTCTAGGAATATTTGTGTTCGTTGGCATGGTTTGCAGTATGATCGTGTTTTACGTCATCAGTAAGCATGACCCGGACGCAAAACATACCGCCATTATTGTACATTCAACAGAAATCATCATATTGTCTTTTGCAATGGCGGCAATTATTGGTGCGGCAGTGAGCATGCGTAATCTTCATTTTATTTGGAAGACAAAAGACATGCTTGAGGAGACACTAATTTTAGTATCAATGACGGGACTGTACATGTTTTCAATGTTCAGTTTAATCGCAGCGTTCTTTTACAAAGACACAACTAAAGGTGTTTTAATGATTATCGTTCACATCTTGATGATATGTGTCGCGACTGCGCAaactatatttatgatttttGGATTACGATTGTCTGCAAAAAATGTGAATCATGTTAAATCAAAACCAGGAAGAGAGTTTGTTACATTCTTATTGTTGTGTAACttttctttgtggtttattgCGACGTTTGAAATTCAAAAAGCAGGACATAATCCGCAGCAACTGGAGTTTTATGGCGCAAAAGCCTGGACTATTTTTACACATATATCCGTACCACTAGGAATATTCTATTTCTTTCATTCTACTGTTTGCTTATCGCATATTTGGAAACATGCTTGGAAGTTCAAGAAAATCAGCAAAATATGA
- the LOC143054299 gene encoding proton channel OtopLc-like isoform X1: MSSEVEADQTLPPTRQGLRRCSSATCLSDGNASDKTPLEHPDLMRVRHLSFIKGAIKPCLKSPKKKQDGSGSIASLNYSRGRVQRFVSKGSESDSDMNDDIFESASVRSEDIFLSSEQKQQKNQSSLLDSFVLILSGLYGILLVVIGSVVPIAETFVHSYVRHITFEVFYIYLYAVSICFIIYIYMFLLHDSPVAVGNLKRSLSERGKKRLGPSSPDTENCLPDTWSQISRSKRRKITFNNTMKQTAASFYLRLGAVVFGIGCMILEGLYIGQLLEISHSNDPCAALSMIIRPVLKPCFTFSQLFFIFRNSKMVVYKGRSIARFGFMHMAATNICSWFRSIVMETLQSFAETIAEQRLQTIKLEQGNYNESSNITDVSHQSVHIRLPLTEFSCRYSNMIGGMLMNFSHYLYPFCIEYSVICAGILYVMWKNIGVKEKLVISESEDKEENRQRHRMSVDCSGSSRGLFLGIFVFVGMVCSMIVFYVISKHDPDAKHTAIIVHSTEIIILSFAMAAIIGAAVSMRNLHFIWKTKDMLEETLILVSMTGLYMFSMFSLIAAFFYKDTTKGVLMIIVHILMICVATAQTIFMIFGLRLSAKNVNHVKSKPGREFVTFLLLCNFSLWFIATFEIQKAGHNPQQLEFYGAKAWTIFTHISVPLGIFYFFHSTVCLSHIWKHAWKFKKISKI, from the exons ATGTCGTCGGAGGTAGAGGCTGACCAGACGCTACCGCCCACTCGACAAGGACTTCGTCGATGCAGTAGTGCGACCTGTCTTTCGGATGGAAACG CTTCCGATAAAACACCACTGGAACATCCCGATCTCATGAGAGTGAGACATCTGTCATTTATAAAGGGTGCAATCAAGCCTTGTTTAAAATCACCAAAGAAAAAACAGGACGGATCTGGAAGTATAGCATCATTGAATTACTCACGAGGTCGAG TGCAAAGATTCGTTTCAAAAGGCTCAG aatctGACAGCGATATGAATGACGACATATTTGAAAGCGCCTCTGTAAGATCGGAAGATATCTTTCTGTCATCTgaacaaaaacaacagaaaaatcaGTCTAGCTTGTT AGACAGTTTTGTTTTGATCCTAAGTGGTTTGTATGGTATTCTGCTTGTTGTGATTGGCTCTGTCGTTCCTATTGCAGAAACATTTGTTCATTCTTATGTCAGACATATCACCTTTGAG gtattttacatatatctgtatgcagTCAGTATCTGCTTCATtatctatatatacatgtttcttCTGCACGATTCTCCCGTAGCTGTTGGAAATCTCAAAAGAAGTTTGAGCGAGCGAGGCAAAAAACGTCTTGGACCCTCATCGCCAGATACTGAAAACTGCCTGCCAGATACATGGAGTCAGATCTCTCGTAGTAAACGACGAAAAATTACTTTTAACAATACAATGAAACAAACTGCTGCAAGTTTTTATCTGCGACTTGGTGCAGtgg TGTTTGGAATAGGTTGTATGATACTAGAGGGTCTATACATTGGACAGCTCCTAGAGATTTCACATTCTAATGATCCATGTGCTGCTTTAAGTATGATTATCAGACCTGTCCTCAAACCATGCTTTACCTTCTCTCAATTGTTCTTCATTTTCAGAAACTCAAAG ATGGTTGTTTATAAGGGACGATCAATAGCTAGATTTGGCTTTATGCACATGGCTGCAACAAACATCTGCAGTTGGTTTAGATCTATTGTCATGGAAACATTACAGTCGTTTGCAGAAACAATCGCAGAACAGAGACTGCAGACAATAAAGCTTGAGCAAGGTAACTATAATG aatcCAGCAACATAACCGATGTGAGCCACCAATCTGTGCATATCAGACTACCGCTTACTGAGTTTTCCTGTCGCTATAGTAACATGATAGGAGGGATGTTAATGAATTTCAGTCATTATCTATATCCGTTCTGTATAGAATATAGTGTAATTTGTGCAG gaATTCTATATGTCATGTGGAAAAACATAGGAGTGAAAGAGAAACTGGTTATCAGTGAATCGGAAGACAAAGAAGAAAACCGACAGAGACATAGAATGAGCGTGGATTGTTCGGGGTCAAGTAGAGGACTTTTTCTAGGAATATTTGTGTTCGTTGGCATGGTTTGCAGTATGATCGTGTTTTACGTCATCAGTAAGCATGACCCGGACGCAAAACATACCGCCATTATTGTACATTCAACAGAAATCATCATATTGTCTTTTGCAATGGCGGCAATTATTGGTGCGGCAGTGAGCATGCGTAATCTTCATTTTATTTGGAAGACAAAAGACATGCTTGAGGAGACACTAATTTTAGTATCAATGACGGGACTGTACATGTTTTCAATGTTCAGTTTAATCGCAGCGTTCTTTTACAAAGACACAACTAAAGGTGTTTTAATGATTATCGTTCACATCTTGATGATATGTGTCGCGACTGCGCAaactatatttatgatttttGGATTACGATTGTCTGCAAAAAATGTGAATCATGTTAAATCAAAACCAGGAAGAGAGTTTGTTACATTCTTATTGTTGTGTAACttttctttgtggtttattgCGACGTTTGAAATTCAAAAAGCAGGACATAATCCGCAGCAACTGGAGTTTTATGGCGCAAAAGCCTGGACTATTTTTACACATATATCCGTACCACTAGGAATATTCTATTTCTTTCATTCTACTGTTTGCTTATCGCATATTTGGAAACATGCTTGGAAGTTCAAGAAAATCAGCAAAATATGA
- the LOC143054299 gene encoding proton channel OtopLc-like isoform X3, with the protein MSSEVEADQTLPPTRQGLRRCSSATCLSDGNASDKTPLEHPDLMRVRHLSFIKGAIKPCLKSPKKKQDGSGSIASLNYSRGRESDSDMNDDIFESASVRSEDIFLSSEQKQQKNQSSLLDSFVLILSGLYGILLVVIGSVVPIAETFVHSYVRHITFEVFYIYLYAVSICFIIYIYMFLLHDSPVAVGNLKRSLSERGKKRLGPSSPDTENCLPDTWSQISRSKRRKITFNNTMKQTAASFYLRLGAVVFGIGCMILEGLYIGQLLEISHSNDPCAALSMIIRPVLKPCFTFSQLFFIFRNSKMVVYKGRSIARFGFMHMAATNICSWFRSIVMETLQSFAETIAEQRLQTIKLEQGNYNESSNITDVSHQSVHIRLPLTEFSCRYSNMIGGMLMNFSHYLYPFCIEYSVICAGILYVMWKNIGVKEKLVISESEDKEENRQRHRMSVDCSGSSRGLFLGIFVFVGMVCSMIVFYVISKHDPDAKHTAIIVHSTEIIILSFAMAAIIGAAVSMRNLHFIWKTKDMLEETLILVSMTGLYMFSMFSLIAAFFYKDTTKGVLMIIVHILMICVATAQTIFMIFGLRLSAKNVNHVKSKPGREFVTFLLLCNFSLWFIATFEIQKAGHNPQQLEFYGAKAWTIFTHISVPLGIFYFFHSTVCLSHIWKHAWKFKKISKI; encoded by the exons ATGTCGTCGGAGGTAGAGGCTGACCAGACGCTACCGCCCACTCGACAAGGACTTCGTCGATGCAGTAGTGCGACCTGTCTTTCGGATGGAAACG CTTCCGATAAAACACCACTGGAACATCCCGATCTCATGAGAGTGAGACATCTGTCATTTATAAAGGGTGCAATCAAGCCTTGTTTAAAATCACCAAAGAAAAAACAGGACGGATCTGGAAGTATAGCATCATTGAATTACTCACGAGGTCGAG aatctGACAGCGATATGAATGACGACATATTTGAAAGCGCCTCTGTAAGATCGGAAGATATCTTTCTGTCATCTgaacaaaaacaacagaaaaatcaGTCTAGCTTGTT AGACAGTTTTGTTTTGATCCTAAGTGGTTTGTATGGTATTCTGCTTGTTGTGATTGGCTCTGTCGTTCCTATTGCAGAAACATTTGTTCATTCTTATGTCAGACATATCACCTTTGAG gtattttacatatatctgtatgcagTCAGTATCTGCTTCATtatctatatatacatgtttcttCTGCACGATTCTCCCGTAGCTGTTGGAAATCTCAAAAGAAGTTTGAGCGAGCGAGGCAAAAAACGTCTTGGACCCTCATCGCCAGATACTGAAAACTGCCTGCCAGATACATGGAGTCAGATCTCTCGTAGTAAACGACGAAAAATTACTTTTAACAATACAATGAAACAAACTGCTGCAAGTTTTTATCTGCGACTTGGTGCAGtgg TGTTTGGAATAGGTTGTATGATACTAGAGGGTCTATACATTGGACAGCTCCTAGAGATTTCACATTCTAATGATCCATGTGCTGCTTTAAGTATGATTATCAGACCTGTCCTCAAACCATGCTTTACCTTCTCTCAATTGTTCTTCATTTTCAGAAACTCAAAG ATGGTTGTTTATAAGGGACGATCAATAGCTAGATTTGGCTTTATGCACATGGCTGCAACAAACATCTGCAGTTGGTTTAGATCTATTGTCATGGAAACATTACAGTCGTTTGCAGAAACAATCGCAGAACAGAGACTGCAGACAATAAAGCTTGAGCAAGGTAACTATAATG aatcCAGCAACATAACCGATGTGAGCCACCAATCTGTGCATATCAGACTACCGCTTACTGAGTTTTCCTGTCGCTATAGTAACATGATAGGAGGGATGTTAATGAATTTCAGTCATTATCTATATCCGTTCTGTATAGAATATAGTGTAATTTGTGCAG gaATTCTATATGTCATGTGGAAAAACATAGGAGTGAAAGAGAAACTGGTTATCAGTGAATCGGAAGACAAAGAAGAAAACCGACAGAGACATAGAATGAGCGTGGATTGTTCGGGGTCAAGTAGAGGACTTTTTCTAGGAATATTTGTGTTCGTTGGCATGGTTTGCAGTATGATCGTGTTTTACGTCATCAGTAAGCATGACCCGGACGCAAAACATACCGCCATTATTGTACATTCAACAGAAATCATCATATTGTCTTTTGCAATGGCGGCAATTATTGGTGCGGCAGTGAGCATGCGTAATCTTCATTTTATTTGGAAGACAAAAGACATGCTTGAGGAGACACTAATTTTAGTATCAATGACGGGACTGTACATGTTTTCAATGTTCAGTTTAATCGCAGCGTTCTTTTACAAAGACACAACTAAAGGTGTTTTAATGATTATCGTTCACATCTTGATGATATGTGTCGCGACTGCGCAaactatatttatgatttttGGATTACGATTGTCTGCAAAAAATGTGAATCATGTTAAATCAAAACCAGGAAGAGAGTTTGTTACATTCTTATTGTTGTGTAACttttctttgtggtttattgCGACGTTTGAAATTCAAAAAGCAGGACATAATCCGCAGCAACTGGAGTTTTATGGCGCAAAAGCCTGGACTATTTTTACACATATATCCGTACCACTAGGAATATTCTATTTCTTTCATTCTACTGTTTGCTTATCGCATATTTGGAAACATGCTTGGAAGTTCAAGAAAATCAGCAAAATATGA